The sequence TGCATGCGTTTCACAATCGGCGTGAGCTCCCGCACAGAAAGTTGAATGGTGGTCTTCTGCTCCTTCGGGATAATTTGCTTGTAGTCAGGGAATCGCCCGTCAATGAGACGTGAGAGGAGGCGGGTGGGCCCGACGTGCAGCTCAATCTGCTGATTGCTCAGTGCCACCTCGATGGGCTGGAGTGTTGGTTCGGGCTTCTCTTTCTTCTCTTTGTCCTTTCCCTCCTCTTTCGCTCCTTCTGTGCGCTCGGGCTTGCGGGAACCGAGAATGGATCTCAGTTCCTCCAGTACCTTTGTGGGGACAATGCAGGAGATGTCGATGGTGGCTGCTTTTGTGGGGATCTTGTACTCCGACAGACGATAGCTGTCGGTTGCGACAAAAGTGAGATGGCCCTTTTCTGCGTGCAGATACACCCCCGAGAGAACGGGGCGGAGAGATGTTTTGGTGGAAGCGAAGGTCACGCGCTGAAGGGCCTCGAGTACTGGGGCCGCATCGAGGGTGAAGGTGGTCTGCTTCTCGATGGGGGTAATGGTGGGATATTCCGAGGCTGCCTCTCCGGCAATGAGGGTTTTGGCATGTTTGGAAGTGCACTTCAGTTGCGTTCCTTCGCTGGTTTCCAGGAGGACCTCATTGTCAGAATTGTATTGGGCAAAATTGAGAATGGCTTTGGAGGGAATGGTAATTGATCCCTCATTCTCAATAGAAGCCTCAAAACTGGTCACAATACTCAACTCCAAATCTGTTGCACTCACCTTGCAGCGTTTTCCTTCTGCCTCGAGAAGGATATTCCCTAAAATCGGAAGCGCCTGCTGCCCACTGATGGCCCGACTCACAAGTGTGAGTGACTGAAGGAGATCGGATGTTTTACACAGGAGTTTCATAAGGTGGTTCCCAATAGTAAATAATTAAAAGAAGTATTCTTATAATTCGTCGTAATCATAGACCCTCTACTAAAGTTCATCTTTATCATTGTAGTCTGTGGAAAGTGAGAGCAATAGTTTCATTTTTTCTTTTTCTTAAGGCCATCTCTATTTTTTGGGCCTCTCTGTGGGTTGTGGAGGAGGTGTGGATAACTTGTGGAGAAGTGGAAGAGTAGATGAGTGGGAAGCCAAACGCTATGTTTATGGCTTTATGGAGCGGAAATACCAAAGTTTACGTGCAGAACACCTGCCTACCTAAGAGGAACCCATCCACAGGGCTTTCCACAGGGGTGTGGATAACTTTTGTGTGCAAGATGGCGGGCTTTCCCTCCAGAATTTCTTAAAAAAAGCTCTTAAATCTTTTTGCGAAAGGTTTCCCGCTTGTGGGCCGGGGGAACCACCTCTCTATTTTCGCGGATGGTCATCTCCCCTCCTTTCATCGAGACATAACTCCATTCCGGAATGTCTTTGTCGACTCTCCCGCCGCTCGAGATAAACGTCCCCTTGCCAATCTTGATTCCCGGGTTGATTACGGTGTGAATACCGAGCCTGCAGTCATCCCCGATGATGCACCCGAACTTTTGGAGCCCGGTTGGGATTTTTTCCTCCCCGACCACTGAGGAGATTTCTCCTTCATCCAGGCGCAGGTTGCCCGTCAGGCTCCCACCCCCGAAGGAAACATTGGAGCCGATCACACTGTCGCCGATGTAGGTCATGTGTGTCCACACGTGTGAAGCCAATATGGAGGATTTGATTTCCGTGGAGTATCCCACCACACAATCCTCTCCAATACTCGCTCCACGGACGAGCGCGTTATTGGCCACGATACTGCGTGCACCGATGATGCATGGGCCGACGATGGCAGCATGCGCAAACACGCGTACGCCTTCCTCAATGACCACATTCCCCTCGATCACGGCAGTGGGATGGATCTGTGCCCTCGGGTGAATCAACGGTTTGGTAATTTTAGAGAGGAGGAACGAGAGGAGTGGGAGCAGATGCCAGGGGTACTTCACGGGGAGCCAGGGACCTTCGTACGGCACGGCGTGGTACGTTTTCGTTTTGAAGAGAGCGGCGAGCGCCTGTTCGTATCCGTCATCACGTGTGGGTTTTGTTCTTTCCAGTTCGGTGAGGAGCTCCGCAGGATTGTTATGAACATGCGCCACGATCGTGACGAGATCGCTCGGTTCCTTCCCTGCCCCCGGCTTTTCCACAATGGAGGAGATGCGTTCTCCCTGCAGCTGCAGATATCCTCCCGGAAAGTACGTGGGCATCCGTTTGGCGAGCAGGGCTCCGTCCGTCCCTTCCTTCTGTGCTTCTTCCACAAGTGCTTTATAGGCCTGCGGCTCCACAACATCGTTCCCTCCCACAATCATCACAGGTTCCTTGATCGAGGGGAGGGCGCTTAAGAGAGCCCCGCGCATGCCGAACGAAAGATCCTCCTGCTCAATCACATGTAAATCCGGACAGAGTGATTTCGCCTGTTCCACATTGTGGCTGCCGCCCACTACCGTAATTTCGGATATTCCCGCGGCACGCAAATTCTCCACTTGGATTTCGAGGAGTGTCTTCCCACAGAGGGGGAAGAGAGATTTCTCGGTAAGCGGCCAGAAACGCTTGCTCTGTCCTGCGAGGAGGAGAAGGGCTTTCACGGGCCTATCGTACGCTTCGATGGCTTCTGTGGGCCAGTTCTTCCCCGCTAAAAAATGAGGACAATATCCCCTTCTTCGGCGGTGGTACGCACCGGGATTCCGGCTGTAGTGAGGCGTTGCAGTGTTTCCGGATTCGGGTGGCCGTAGTGGTTGTCCTTTCCCACCGAAATCACAGCGAGTCGTGGCGAGACGGCAGTGAGGAATGCGTCCGAAGAACTGAAGCGGCTGCCGTGATGCCCGACTTTCAGTACCTGTGCCGACACATCAACGCCGGTGGCGAGCAGCGTCGCCTCCCCCTGCACGCCCAGGTCCCCGGTGAAGAGAACAGAGCCTGTTCCGAACGATGCGCGCAGGACGATGGAGGCGTCGTTATCGCCGATGAGGGGGGCAGGGTGCGGGGGCCAGAGGATATCGAGCACAACGCCATCGTTGAGGTCGATATCCCGTTCCGGGTTCGCAGCGACGAGCGGGATTCCCTGCTCCTGTGCGATCGCGAGCAGCACCTGAAACGGCTCTTCATTATTCCGGATCGCAGGGAGCAGGAGCGCGCCCACTTTGAACCGCCGGAGAATTTCTGGGAACGCAGTGAAATGGTCAGGGTCGGGATGTGAGAGAATGAGCAGATCGATGGATTTTTTTGAAAGCGGCAATGCCTTGCCGAGTGCCTCGAGTGCGGAGAGATCGGGCCCTCCGTCGATCAGGATCGTTTTCCCCGAAGGGCTCACCATGAGTGCGCTGTCTCCCTGGCCAACATCGAAGAACTGCACTGTCAGGTGGCCGACAGGAAGCCGCCGGATTTCCCGGATCAGCACGAGTGAAGTCACTGCCAGGACCATGCAGATTGCCAGCAGGGCACGTCGATGATGGAGAGGCGTGGTCCGCATTGGACCGGCTACTCTACCGCGTGCGTCCGCCAGAGGCTATGAAGTGCTCAGCGGGCTTTGCGGGTCTTCTTCCAGCCCAGGAATGCGCCCAGAGCGGCAAGACCTGCTATGGCGCCCGCTCCGGTCTGTGAGAGACTCTTGGCTTTGGGGGTGGGTGGGGCGGTCACCGTTGATGCGGGCGCAGAAGACTGTGCGCTTGCGGGCGGCGTGACCGTAGCCGTGGGGGGAGGCGCAACCTGAGGAGTATTCCATCCGAAGATCGAACGGAAAACACCAGGGGAGGAACGCCCCTCTGCATCGGCAACGTAGACAACGATTCCGAAATTCTGAGGAGTCACATTGGGGATCTTCACGCCATCGAGGTCCCCCGGCAGGAACTCCGGCACAGAGAAAGTCCGGCCTCCGTCGCGGCTCTGCCGGACGACGATGAATGCTCCTTCGGGCGTGCTCGGGTCATACTCCCACTGTCCGATCACCGTGAAGAGCTGACTATTCTGCGGGCTTGCCTGCAGGCGGAAATTGAGAACATCAGGCAGTTGCCCCGGCTGCTGTGGCAGAGAGGTGGCCGGTGCAGTCACTTCCTGCGGCGGCATCTGGGCGGCCTGTTCCACGGCGCGTGCCGCGCCCTCCTGGGGGGTGAGGCCGGTCGAGTGCCCCGTGAAGAATGCGGTGCGATCAAGACGGTCCAGCGGGATCATGCCTTCGCCAGCCAGCGGCTCATTTAAGCGGATCTGGTAGACCGCGCCCGCAACCTGTCGCACCGTCTGCACCGAGACGTTTTTCCCCTCAATCGTGAGCTGTTCAATGGCGAGAGGTGCCCCTGCAGCATCAACGATGGAGAACGCAGAGGGGGCCAGAGAGGGCTCGATGATCGGCGTGGCCGAAAACCCCAGACCCACGCGCGTGGCAGAGAGCGCCTGTGCCGACAGCAGGTGGAGCGTGTTGCCCGACGGTTCCTGGGCGGAGGGAGGAATCTGTTGCTGGGGCACGGATGAAACCGGAGCGGGTTCCGGCAGAGAGGCGGGAGGCTCGTTCATGGGTTGGCCCATTGATCGTTGCACTTGTACCTCTTCGATGAAGTACTGGCTCTCTTCCCCCTGCGCATTCACTGCCATGACACTCACGAAGATCGTGGTGAGCGAAGACGGGACGGAACGCAGCACGTACTCACTCACCGGCCCTTCCGTCGTTTCAACATCATCGTAGTATCCGTCATTTTCCAGAATGGATTTCTGACTGAAATACACCCGGTACGCAGAGACCTCTCCACCCACCGGCGTCCACCGCACCTGAATGGTGCCATCTTCCTGCGCTTCGGCGTTCAGGCCCGTCACGCTCTGAGGCGCTTCTGCCAAAGCAGAAAACGGCAGGCTCAGTACGCTCACGACAGCAAGGGCGAAGAGGGAACGACGCATCATAGGGAAGAGGGGTGTTTGTCTTTCTGAATATTATATCAGATCTCGCTCTTCCCGCCAAGCCCGAGCGCACGGCGGTGTAGAGCCCCAAGCAGCCCTGCGAGGCCAGTGATCCACAGCAGGATTCCCAGTACGGCACCTGCAGCGACGAGGCCGAAGGCCGTGAGAAAATCATTGGCGAGGAACGGGCGTGTGATCCAAAGCCCTACGGCGAGCAGGAGTGAAAATACGAACCAGCGCACGAAGGCTGTGGGCGGGAACTTCGGCTGGGAGTACCGAAGGGTTGCGGGCAGCAACAGGGCGACGAGCAGGGACTGAACGATGATGGCCGTCGTAGCCGCTCCGACGAAACCCAACTGCGGAATGAGGATCAAATTGCTCCCGATCGAGAGAGCGGCACCGGTGACGAGTGTGATCATGAGGCGCTTCCATTCTCCGTGCACCAGTGCCATGTAGAACGAAAAGAGGATGAAGCCGTACAGGAACATGGGAACGCTGGCGAGCCTGAGAGCCGTATCCGCCCCCGGGTGCGCTGCCGTGGAAAGATAATCGCGCGTGGTGAGCATGGCGACGAGGGGGCGCGGCCAGAGGGCCGCGAATAATCCAGCTGTCGTTCCGAGCAGGAGGAGAACCAGAAAAGTCTTGCCCAGCAGGTCGCTCGTGTTTTCTCCCCGCTCGCGCCGCTCACTCACGACCGGGAGGATGGAGTTCAGCAGGAACGTGGGGATGAGAAATCCCATCTCTCCCATCCGGAGGACGAAACCGTAGTAGGCATTCTGAATCTGAAAATCAGGACGGAGGAGTGCGATCATCGTCATATCGAACTGGCGGCAGAGCGCAAGGAGCAGGTACGCGGTCCCAAAGGGGAGTGCGCTCTGGAGCAGATACCGCATGGTTGGCCAATGCCAGCGGGCTGCGAAAGTCACAAATCTTCGTGCGTAGATATACGAGAGGATGAGCAGCAGGAGCGCGCCGATGCCGCCAATGAGCGTGCAGAAGTAGAAGAGGTTCACATTGTCGCTTCCCCGTGCCCCCAGAAAGACGACCATGCCCAACATGGCGGTGGTCAGCAGGCGCTGGCTGACCTCGGCGATGAAGACGTAATTCAGGCGGTAGTGAATCTGGAAGACGGAGCGCAATGTGCCGGCGAGCAGGGTGAAGAACGGCGTGAAGGCGGCGAGTGTGATGCCGAGAGGCAGAGGGGTGCCGTGCCAGCTCGGCAGAATCCATGCGAGCAGGATGGCCGAACCAAGCGAGAGCGTCAGGATGATTGAGCGCAGGAAGATGAGGGCGCTCAGTACTTCTTCTTTCCGGTCCGAGCGGCTCATCTCGCGCACTGAAACTGCGTAGAGACCGAAATCTGCGAGAATGCCGAAGACCTGCAGGTATCCGTAGGAGGAGTTGTAGTATCCGGCCATTTCAAGGCTTAAGGCCGTCGCAACGAATTTAATGCCCAGAATCGACAGTGCAGCCATGGTGATCTGGCTGGCCAGTTGCCACAGTGTGGATGCGACGATCTTTTTTCCGGCAGAAGGCATCGCAGCCGATTGTACGCGAAGAAAACGGGCCTGTCCCCCTCTCTGTCGCGGTGTAGACATCGCCCTGCCGCCGTCATACGCTACTACCACCTTATGCCGCTCCCCTTCCGCCACCTCACCTCAACGAAGCAGTTCTCGCGCAGTGATACAGATGCAGTACTCCAGGTGGCGGAGAAGATGGAAAAGGTGCTCGCGAAGGGCGGGAGTGATCTGCTCGCGGGCAAGATTCTCGCTGCGCTCTTCTACGAGCCCAGCACCCGCACGCGCCTGAGTTTTGAAACGGCCATGCAGCGGCTGGGCGGCAACGTCATCACGGCCGACGGACTCCAATTCAGTTCGATGTACAAGGGCGAGACGGTGGAAGATACGATGATGGTGGTGGGGCAGTACGCCGATCTCATTGTCATGCGGCATCCCGAACAGGGCAGTGCCGATCGCGCCGCGTCGGTCTCGCCGGTGCCGTTCATCAATGCGGGAGACGGGCCAGGGCAACACCCCACACAGGCGCTGCTCGACCTCTATACCATCCAGAAGGAGCGCGGCACGCTCGACGGCATTCACATCGCCATGGTCGGTGATCTCAAATTCGGCCGCACGGTGCACTCCCTTTCCTTCCTGCTGGGTCTCTACCGCGATATCCGTTTCACACTCATCGCGCCCAAAGAGCTCGTCATGCCGCCGAAGGTGACGAGCTTTCTCAAAGAGAAGGGCATTTTCTATACCGAAACAGAAAATATGGAACAGGGGCTGGATGCCGATGTGCTCTACATGACGCGCGTACAGAAAGAGCGATTCGAGAAACCCGAGGAGTACGAGCGGCTTAAATTGAAATACATCCTGCGGCCCGAACAGGTGAGCGGTCGTTCCGTCACCGTGCTCCATCCGCTTCCGCGTGTCGGGGAAATCACTCCCGATGTCGATGCCCTCCCCAATGCCGCCTACTTCCGGCAGGTCCGTAACGGCGTAGTGGTCCGGATGGCTCTTTTGGCGATGCTTCTTCAAAAAGCATGACATCCCTTCTCGTTCGTGGAGGCACCATCGTTCGCCCGATGGGGGACGAGCGGGCAGATGTGCTCGTGAACGAAGGGATCATTCAGGAAATTCATGTGCGCACCACGAGTCCGCAGAAACTTCTGGCTGCCGATCAAACGATCGAGGCGGCGGGGCAACTCCTCTTCCCTGGTTTCATTGACACGCATGTGCACTTTCGCGAGCCGGGCCTGGAACACAAGGGGACGATGGAAACAGAATCACAGAGCGCGCTTGCCGGGGGGATCACGACGGTCTGCGATATGCCGAATACCAATCCTCCCACTGTCTCTCTTGCCGCCCTTCACGAGAAAGTGCGCATTGCACAGGGGGTGTCTGCGTGCGATATCCGTTTCTTTTTCGGAATCACTCAATCGTCGCATCTCACCGAACTGAGACAGCTGTGGACAGAACAGGAGCACGCGTCGCTCCGTGCCCACTGCGCCGGAGTGAAGCTCTACCTCGATCATTCCACCGGCAACCAGAAAGCGGTCAAGGGCGTTGCCGAGGAGACATTCCGTGTCTGCGCTGAACTAAAGATTCCGGTGGTCGCTCACTGCGAGGACCCGGTCCTCAATGCGCGCTCGGCGAAATTGAATGCACGTGACGACATTGCAGCGCACTCATCCATCCGCTCACCCGAGTCTGAGCAGCGTGCAATCTCCGTGGCGATTGAGCAGGCGAAGGCAGCCGGTGCGCACCTGCACATCGCGCATCTCTCCACCAGGCGCGGGCTGGAATTCGTGCGCCAGGCAAAGGCAGATGGCCTGTCTGTGACGTGCGAAGTGGCGCCCCACCATCTCTTCCTCTCCACCGAAGACTACGAATCCCTCGGAGCCCTTGCCAAAATGAATCCCCCCCTGCGCACACCTGATCACGCAGAGGCGCTCTGGGGAGGAATTCAGGATGGCACAGTCGACTGCATCGCCAGCGATCACGCCCCGCACACTCTGGAAGAGAAACAGGCGTTGCCGGCCCTCTCCGCTCCGAGTGGCGTTCCGGGAGTGGAAACAATGATCCCGCTTCTCCTCACCGTTGCGGCAGGGTGCTGGCCGCATCCCCGCCGCCGCCTTCCCGCCCCCAAACTGCTCTACACCGACATCCGCCGCCTCTGCTTCGATCGCCCCAATCAGATTTTCTCCCTGGGATGCAGAATGATGGAGAAGGGAGCGCCCGCCAACATCGTGCTTGTCCATCCCGAAGAGGAATGGGAGCTGAAAGGAGCCAAGCTGCACAGCAAGTGCGGCTGGACGCCGTACGAGGGCTGGAAGGTAATGGGGAAGGCGACGGTCGTCGGACGGTGGTAAAAAAAGAGCCCCGTATGAGGAAGCCCTGTTTTTGTGTACCGATGATGTGCGCTGGGATTCTTTATCCTCTGCGTCCCCATTCTTGGGTCATTGGGTGTGTTGGAAATGAAATAGAAATTATGAGAGTGCCGAGGTCAGATTTCCACGATAAGCGGAATCACCATCCCCCTTCGCCCCCAGTTACTCGGGAGGGGCATCATGCGTAATGATTCTTGAGTCATGGGAGGCTACGGGGGACGAGAAGTGAAAGTTAATGAAAGTATTGAGATCAGACCTCCACAATGAGAGGAATGACCATCGGTTCGCGGTCGAGTTTGCGGTCGAAGTAGCGGTAGAGGGCGCCGCTGACGGCGCGCTTGATGGCATGACGATCCGTCTCGCCGCGCGCAACGGCTTCGTCATAAGCCTTACGGACCACGTCGGAGGCGTTTTTGGTGATGACGACCTGTTCCGATCCATAGATGAGTCCGCGCGAGATGATGTCGGGATCCCCGACGAGGCGCTTGCTCTGGGCGTACGCGCGCAGCATGACGATGATCACGCCGGCCGAGCTCATCACCTTGCGGTCGTTGAGCACGCGCTGGCCTTCGCCGGCGCTGCCGAGTCCGTCGATGATGACATCCTGGATGAGGAACTTCTGCTTACTCTTGCGGGCGTTCCCCTGCTGGTCGAACTCCAGAATATCGCCGTTCACGAGTGAGTGGATGCGGTTTTCCTCATAGCCCAACCTGCGGGCGAGATCTGCATGTGCGGCGCACATGTAGGGTTCGCCGTGTTCTGGAATGATGTGCTTGGCACGAACGAGCTGGTGCATGAGCAGGATGTCGCCCTGCTGGCCGTGGCCGGTCGTGTGCAGAGCGAGATCCGCATTGGTCTTCACGATCGCGCCTTTCAAATGAAGGTTATTGATGACCTTCGAGACGGCGCGCTCGTTGCCGATAATGGGGTTGCTGCTCAGGATAACGGTATCACCGGCCTTGATGGAGATGTGTCGGTGTGTGCCCAGCCCGATGCGGGCGAGCCCTGCCATCTCTTCGCCCTGGCTGCCCGTGGTGATGATGATGGTTTCGCGGTCGGGGGTCTTCTCCATGCCGGGGCCTGCCTTGCGGATGAGACCGCGCGGAGCTCTGAGGTAGCCCAGGTTCTGGGCGATCTCGAAGTTTGTCTCCATGCTGCGGCCCGAGATGAAGACCTTGCGGTTGTAGGTGCGCGCATGATCGATGATCTGTTGCATGCGGTTCAAGAGCGAGCTGAAGGTCGAGATGATGATCCGTCCCTTCGCGTCGCGGATGAGCCCGTGAAGCGTTTCGGAAATTTCCTTTTCGCTCTTACTGTTCCCCGGCTTGGTGGCGTTGGTGGAATCCGCGACAATGGCGAGGACACCCTTTTCTCCCAGCTGAGCGAAGCGCTGAAAGTCCGCCGCCGGTTCATTCATGGGGGTTAAGTCGAATTTGAAATCCCCCGTGTGGAGGATCGTCCCATACGGAGTGTGCACGGCGATCGAGGCGGAATCCGGGATACTGTGCGTCACGCGAAGGAATTCCACTTCAACGCGCCCGATGCGGATTTTCTGCCCGTAGTTCACGTTGTTGAGCCGCGCCTTGGAGGTGATATGCGTCTCATCTAGGCGCTTGCGCACGAAAGCCATAGTGAGCTTCGTGCCGAACATGGGCGGAAAGTGGAGTTGCGGCAGCAGATGCTGCACGGCTCCAATGTGGTCCAAGTGCCCGTGCGTGAACAGCAGGGCCTTGATGCGGTTCTCCTTTCCCTTTAAAGGAGAGATATCCGGCACGAGATAATCGATGCCGAGCATGTCTTCGTCCGGGAATTGGAGGCCCAAATCGATGATGTAGAGATCGCCATCAACATCAATGACGAAGCAGTTGCGTCCGACTTGCTCGAACCCGCCGAGCGGATAGAGCTTGAGTCCCCCGCGTCCGCGGGGCTGGTTCTGCTGCGGCTGCTGCTGCGGCCGGATGTTCGGTCCATTCCCCATAGGGGGGCGTGGAGCCGGGCGTTGCTGCGGAACGAAGGAACGCGGAGGCTTTCCCCTGGGGTGAGCATTGTCGAATCCCTGGTCGCCTGTGCGAGGGGGAGGAGGTGTAGACCCCGTTGCGCTCTGCGCGAGGTGCGGGGTGGAAGAGGACGGTGGTTGATCCCCAAGTTTCTTCTGTAACCACTCACTGACTGTTTTCATTACGTGATGATTGAAAGTAAACGATGTATGCCACCATGGTACTCCCGTGAGGCTAAAAAAGCAACCATGACTTGTCATATATTCGAGATTTTGGCTTCAGCTCAACAAATTTTTAGTTTCATTTTTTGCTCCACAGCTCTGTCGGGCTGTCGTGGAGGAGGCGGGGGATCCTCCCAAAACAGGCGCTTGCTCCTTTTACGCAACCTAGGGTAGCCTGAGCCCCTGTATGGACGTGACGGTCCAGACGGGCATGACCAAATCGACAAAAGGGGTTTCCCTCGTCGCTCTTTCGTTTGTCTCGTCGCAGAAGGAACAGGTGTGTCTCCTCCTCGAGACAGAGGCAGATGCATCAGAGGCCAAGACCGTGGAGAAAGAATGTGTTGCTGTGGTGGAGCATGCCCTGCTCGAGACCGACGGCGGGGCGGCAGAACGGCTGGATGGCACACTCAAGGAACTGAATGGGCTCCTGAAAGGGCTCATCCTCTCCAAGGCCATTGATGGCATTCATGCCATTGTCGCCATCGTGGACCGCGATCTGACGCTCCATGTTTCTCATGCGGGGAGTGCGGAGGCCTATATCATCCGTGCGGGAGCGGCCAGCCAGATTACGGAATACACGCGCGGCAAACCCGTTCCTGCCTTCGTGCACATTGCCAGCGGGCGGGTGGAGGCACGCGATACAGTGGTGTTCTCGACGCAGCGGCTTCTGCGGGCGGTCACTCCGGCGCAGCTGGCTCAGCACGCGCAGCACGGGGATCAGCTCCTCGATGAATTGGTGAATACGCTGGAATCGGAGCGTGAGCACGCAGCACTTGCAGTGATGCATGCCAGCGGCGGGCAGATGAAAATCGGCGAGACATCCGGACGGTCAGTTGCCCGGGCGCTGCCAGCCAGGCGCGATCGGCGCGGGCGGAGCTGGGGGGCCATGGCCGCCGTCGCAAAAATCGGCGAGCGGGGCAAGGAGTTTCTTTCGCTCGACATCTTCCGCCGGGGTTGGGAGAAGCTCAGTGGCTGGACGGCAGGTTTTCTTGTCGATCTCAAGCATCCCCAGCGCAAGCGCCGGGCACACCTGCTCATTGTTGCGGGGGCGCTGGCGATTTTCATCGTGCTCTGGGTCATCGTGAATCTCTCGGCTTCGACGGAGCGTGGGAAGACCAAAGCAGAGCTCACGCAGCTCATGGAGCAGATCGATCAGGAAATCCGCACGTCAGAGAACCGCCAGCTGAGCGGCGACATCGACGGGGCCAACCTCGTTCTTGACCGCGCGCAGGAAGAGGCTGAGCAGATCATGAATAACGAGAGCGGCCTCTACCGCCGCGAGGCCTTGGACCTTCTCGATCGCATTCGGACGAAAAAAGAAGAGATCAACCACATCGTGCGCCTCTCGCCGCGCCTCGTCGTGAATGCGACGGCCAAGAGTGCCAGTATCACCCTCATCGGCATGGTGGGGCTCACAGACGGAGAGTTTGTGCTCTATGACCAGCAGAACCACTACCGTGCCCTGCTGAACGCCATTGATGATCCTCAGAAGATCTCTGCCCAAGAGACCATCACCGACGCCGCAGGGTTTGCGCGGTATCAGACAGTCATCTTCCAGACAGCCGC is a genomic window of Candidatus Peribacter riflensis containing:
- a CDS encoding bifunctional UDP-N-acetylglucosamine pyrophosphorylase / Glucosamine-1-phosphate N-acetyltransferase, coding for MKALLLLAGQSKRFWPLTEKSLFPLCGKTLLEIQVENLRAAGISEITVVGGSHNVEQAKSLCPDLHVIEQEDLSFGMRGALLSALPSIKEPVMIVGGNDVVEPQAYKALVEEAQKEGTDGALLAKRMPTYFPGGYLQLQGERISSIVEKPGAGKEPSDLVTIVAHVHNNPAELLTELERTKPTRDDGYEQALAALFKTKTYHAVPYEGPWLPVKYPWHLLPLLSFLLSKITKPLIHPRAQIHPTAVIEGNVVIEEGVRVFAHAAIVGPCIIGARSIVANNALVRGASIGEDCVVGYSTEIKSSILASHVWTHMTYIGDSVIGSNVSFGGGSLTGNLRLDEGEISSVVGEEKIPTGLQKFGCIIGDDCRLGIHTVINPGIKIGKGTFISSGGRVDKDIPEWSYVSMKGGEMTIRENREVVPPAHKRETFRKKI
- a CDS encoding dihydroorotase (KEGG_SBJ:508373.20; KEGG_SBJ:tcr), with protein sequence MTSLLVRGGTIVRPMGDERADVLVNEGIIQEIHVRTTSPQKLLAADQTIEAAGQLLFPGFIDTHVHFREPGLEHKGTMETESQSALAGGITTVCDMPNTNPPTVSLAALHEKVRIAQGVSACDIRFFFGITQSSHLTELRQLWTEQEHASLRAHCAGVKLYLDHSTGNQKAVKGVAEETFRVCAELKIPVVAHCEDPVLNARSAKLNARDDIAAHSSIRSPESEQRAISVAIEQAKAAGAHLHIAHLSTRRGLEFVRQAKADGLSVTCEVAPHHLFLSTEDYESLGALAKMNPPLRTPDHAEALWGGIQDGTVDCIASDHAPHTLEEKQALPALSAPSGVPGVETMIPLLLTVAAGCWPHPRRRLPAPKLLYTDIRRLCFDRPNQIFSLGCRMMEKGAPANIVLVHPEEEWELKGAKLHSKCGWTPYEGWKVMGKATVVGRW
- a CDS encoding metallo-beta-lactamase family protein — its product is MVLAVTSLVLIREIRRLPVGHLTVQFFDVGQGDSALMVSPSGKTILIDGGPDLSALEALGKALPLSKKSIDLLILSHPDPDHFTAFPEILRRFKVGALLLPAIRNNEEPFQVLLAIAQEQGIPLVAANPERDIDLNDGVVLDILWPPHPAPLIGDNDASIVLRASFGTGSVLFTGDLGVQGEATLLATGVDVSAQVLKVGHHGSRFSSSDAFLTAVSPRLAVISVGKDNHYGHPNPETLQRLTTAGIPVRTTAEEGDIVLIF
- a CDS encoding flippase Wzx, translated to MPSAGKKIVASTLWQLASQITMAALSILGIKFVATALSLEMAGYYNSSYGYLQVFGILADFGLYAVSVREMSRSDRKEEVLSALIFLRSIILTLSLGSAILLAWILPSWHGTPLPLGITLAAFTPFFTLLAGTLRSVFQIHYRLNYVFIAEVSQRLLTTAMLGMVVFLGARGSDNVNLFYFCTLIGGIGALLLLILSYIYARRFVTFAARWHWPTMRYLLQSALPFGTAYLLLALCRQFDMTMIALLRPDFQIQNAYYGFVLRMGEMGFLIPTFLLNSILPVVSERRERGENTSDLLGKTFLVLLLLGTTAGLFAALWPRPLVAMLTTRDYLSTAAHPGADTALRLASVPMFLYGFILFSFYMALVHGEWKRLMITLVTGAALSIGSNLILIPQLGFVGAATTAIIVQSLLVALLLPATLRYSQPKFPPTAFVRWFVFSLLLAVGLWITRPFLANDFLTAFGLVAAGAVLGILLWITGLAGLLGALHRRALGLGGKSEI
- a CDS encoding RNA-metabolizing metallo-beta-lactamase family protein; this encodes MGNGPNIRPQQQPQQNQPRGRGGLKLYPLGGFEQVGRNCFVIDVDGDLYIIDLGLQFPDEDMLGIDYLVPDISPLKGKENRIKALLFTHGHLDHIGAVQHLLPQLHFPPMFGTKLTMAFVRKRLDETHITSKARLNNVNYGQKIRIGRVEVEFLRVTHSIPDSASIAVHTPYGTILHTGDFKFDLTPMNEPAADFQRFAQLGEKGVLAIVADSTNATKPGNSKSEKEISETLHGLIRDAKGRIIISTFSSLLNRMQQIIDHARTYNRKVFISGRSMETNFEIAQNLGYLRAPRGLIRKAGPGMEKTPDRETIIITTGSQGEEMAGLARIGLGTHRHISIKAGDTVILSSNPIIGNERAVSKVINNLHLKGAIVKTNADLALHTTGHGQQGDILLMHQLVRAKHIIPEHGEPYMCAAHADLARRLGYEENRIHSLVNGDILEFDQQGNARKSKQKFLIQDVIIDGLGSAGEGQRVLNDRKVMSSAGVIIVMLRAYAQSKRLVGDPDIISRGLIYGSEQVVITKNASDVVRKAYDEAVARGETDRHAIKRAVSGALYRYFDRKLDREPMVIPLIVEV
- a CDS encoding aspartate carbamoyltransferase catalytic subunit — translated: MPLPFRHLTSTKQFSRSDTDAVLQVAEKMEKVLAKGGSDLLAGKILAALFYEPSTRTRLSFETAMQRLGGNVITADGLQFSSMYKGETVEDTMMVVGQYADLIVMRHPEQGSADRAASVSPVPFINAGDGPGQHPTQALLDLYTIQKERGTLDGIHIAMVGDLKFGRTVHSLSFLLGLYRDIRFTLIAPKELVMPPKVTSFLKEKGIFYTETENMEQGLDADVLYMTRVQKERFEKPEEYERLKLKYILRPEQVSGRSVTVLHPLPRVGEITPDVDALPNAAYFRQVRNGVVVRMALLAMLLQKA
- a CDS encoding DNA polymerase III subunit beta, producing the protein MKLLCKTSDLLQSLTLVSRAISGQQALPILGNILLEAEGKRCKVSATDLELSIVTSFEASIENEGSITIPSKAILNFAQYNSDNEVLLETSEGTQLKCTSKHAKTLIAGEAASEYPTITPIEKQTTFTLDAAPVLEALQRVTFASTKTSLRPVLSGVYLHAEKGHLTFVATDSYRLSEYKIPTKAATIDISCIVPTKVLEELRSILGSRKPERTEGAKEEGKDKEKKEKPEPTLQPIEVALSNQQIELHVGPTRLLSRLIDGRFPDYKQIIPKEQKTTIQLSVRELTPIVKRMHYFAKEINNNLTFSFSKDAVHVKTPQTQAGRDEATFSAKIKGDPNKIALSSSYLLDFLGHADSEGEVELTLTDSMHPAVFRFPSNPLFLHLIMPLRLQEE